From a single Ignavibacteria bacterium genomic region:
- a CDS encoding TonB-dependent receptor produces MKFFPVLFLFSSFLIFSQANPEPYKATLRGFVSDSTNGEAVIYANVVIKGTTTGATTNTSGYYIITSVPDGKQTIIYSMVGYKTKEISVDLPAGKITQIDVKLVPSSYTTQTLTIYGEKTVEANATDLGLEKITAQEIKLLPKGVEADILRTLQYTAGVSTTGDVSARYFVRGSDNEQNIVLLNGATIYNPFHALGIFSVVDPEIASALEFHKGGFSAEHGGRLSSVLDIITKDGNKNHFSAGLNASLLSGKAFVEGPIPGGSFILTGRKSYFTETLKKFLNNKTSPFDFYDYSFKVNYSNPEILENSKFVFHLFGSQDDLKNNNPVKEDYSLKNNVFGLNWYQVWAAPIFSEMTFSLSSFDAAVTPNLSNVKDRKNSVTDFSSKWNFTYIFDSRDELGVGLHTTVFNSTLDQENLRGSRTKLESSGVSMNIYLKYKFLTFENFGLDVGARILMTTLTKNRAGFIEPRIKSTYKLTDWLTVKASFGKYSQEVTTLVDENDLLSIFEPWIVVPDYLTTPEAYHYIAGVKIAPLPGIVLELEGYYKDIRNLTDFNDRKFTAGDPDLIQLNGESYGFEADLIMQSDMFYFKAGYSLGWAYKFKDGARYSPRYDTRHSLNSILGFNPGDGWNIYLTWNFSTGRPYTPLAGYLDRFRIDDFWTQWLALGQYDPKSLYGLVNSERFPVYHRMDIGVSKTLFIYFMACTLDFSIINVYDRRNIFYFDDKTGERVDMLPFLPSLSLKVQI; encoded by the coding sequence TTGAAATTTTTTCCTGTTCTGTTTCTGTTCTCTTCATTTCTTATTTTTTCACAAGCAAACCCCGAACCATACAAAGCCACTCTAAGAGGATTTGTCTCCGATTCCACAAACGGTGAGGCAGTGATCTACGCCAATGTGGTAATCAAGGGTACAACGACAGGTGCCACTACCAACACTTCGGGATATTACATCATCACTTCAGTACCCGATGGCAAGCAGACCATTATCTATTCTATGGTCGGATACAAAACAAAGGAAATTTCGGTCGATTTGCCCGCCGGTAAAATCACACAAATAGATGTGAAGCTGGTTCCATCCTCATACACAACCCAAACCCTTACCATTTACGGCGAAAAAACTGTCGAAGCCAATGCTACTGATCTTGGGCTCGAGAAAATTACCGCCCAGGAAATAAAACTTCTTCCAAAGGGAGTGGAAGCCGATATTCTCCGGACTCTGCAGTATACTGCAGGAGTCAGCACAACGGGTGATGTTTCGGCCCGTTATTTCGTAAGAGGAAGTGACAATGAACAGAATATTGTTCTCCTGAATGGTGCCACCATTTACAATCCGTTCCACGCTCTTGGCATCTTTTCCGTTGTCGATCCCGAAATCGCTTCTGCACTCGAATTTCACAAAGGGGGCTTCTCTGCCGAACACGGGGGAAGACTCTCGTCGGTGCTCGATATTATCACAAAAGACGGCAACAAGAACCACTTCAGCGCCGGCCTGAATGCATCTCTCCTCTCAGGAAAAGCTTTCGTGGAGGGACCAATACCGGGCGGAAGTTTTATTTTGACCGGAAGAAAAAGCTATTTTACTGAAACTCTGAAAAAATTCCTGAACAACAAAACTTCCCCTTTCGATTTTTACGATTATTCCTTCAAGGTAAACTACAGCAATCCTGAAATACTTGAAAACTCAAAATTTGTCTTCCATCTCTTTGGGAGTCAGGATGATCTTAAAAACAACAACCCTGTTAAAGAAGATTATTCCCTAAAAAACAATGTCTTCGGTTTGAACTGGTACCAGGTTTGGGCTGCTCCGATTTTTTCCGAAATGACTTTTTCCCTTTCATCTTTTGATGCAGCAGTCACTCCAAATCTTAGTAATGTGAAAGACAGGAAAAATTCGGTTACAGATTTCTCTTCGAAATGGAATTTTACTTATATCTTCGATTCGAGAGATGAGCTCGGAGTCGGACTTCACACCACGGTGTTCAATTCAACTCTCGATCAGGAAAACCTGCGCGGCTCAAGAACCAAACTCGAGTCGAGTGGTGTCTCGATGAATATCTATTTGAAATATAAATTCCTGACATTTGAAAATTTTGGGCTTGATGTCGGCGCACGAATTCTGATGACTACCCTGACAAAAAACCGCGCGGGATTTATCGAACCCAGAATTAAATCCACTTACAAACTGACTGACTGGCTCACTGTAAAAGCCTCTTTTGGCAAATATTCACAGGAAGTAACCACTCTGGTTGATGAAAACGACCTCCTTTCCATTTTTGAGCCCTGGATTGTTGTGCCCGATTATCTCACGACTCCTGAGGCTTATCATTACATTGCAGGAGTGAAAATCGCTCCACTTCCCGGTATTGTTCTCGAACTCGAAGGATACTACAAAGATATAAGGAACCTGACCGATTTTAATGACCGTAAATTTACCGCAGGAGACCCTGATCTGATTCAGTTGAACGGGGAGTCGTACGGTTTTGAAGCAGACCTGATAATGCAGTCAGATATGTTTTACTTCAAAGCCGGTTACTCACTCGGATGGGCTTATAAATTCAAGGATGGTGCCAGATACTCACCAAGGTATGATACACGACATTCCCTCAATTCCATTCTCGGATTTAATCCGGGAGACGGCTGGAATATTTACCTCACCTGGAATTTCTCGACAGGAAGACCCTACACTCCACTTGCAGGATACCTCGACCGGTTCAGAATAGATGATTTTTGGACACAGTGGCTCGCTCTCGGGCAGTATGACCCTAAAAGCCTCTACGGTCTTGTAAATTCCGAGCGATTCCCTGTTTATCACAGGATGGATATCGGAGTCTCAAAAACACTTTTTATTTATTTTATGGCTTGCACACTCGATTTCAGCATTATAAATGTTTATGACAGAAGAAATATCTTCTATTTTGACGACAAAACGGGTGAACGGGTTGATATGCTCCCCTTCCTTCCATCCCTTTCCCTGAAGGTGCAAATATGA
- a CDS encoding cupin domain-containing protein: MLNIDINGNLSELINYSEKSIVSRQLLKNTSGNVTLFAFDKDENLTEHTSPFDALVNVVEGKMEIKIGGEPFVVETGSIIKLPANVPHGLIALEKTKMMLIMIKG, translated from the coding sequence ATGTTAAATATAGATATAAATGGAAATCTTTCCGAATTAATCAATTATTCAGAAAAATCGATTGTAAGCAGACAACTGTTAAAAAACACATCGGGAAATGTCACCCTGTTCGCTTTCGACAAAGATGAAAATCTGACCGAGCACACTTCCCCATTTGATGCTCTTGTTAATGTAGTCGAAGGGAAAATGGAAATCAAAATTGGTGGTGAACCCTTCGTTGTCGAAACAGGATCGATCATAAAACTCCCTGCAAATGTACCTCACGGGTTAATCGCTCTCGAAAAAACCAAAATGATGCTCATTATGATTAAAGGATAA
- a CDS encoding metal-sulfur cluster assembly factor codes for MPSNEAVLKSLENVIDPELNLNIVELGLIYDVIIREDVILVRMTLTTPGCPMHDSILQWVERNLQTGFPEYRIFIDLVWEPQWNPEKMSPEAKNKLDMMFE; via the coding sequence ATACCATCCAATGAAGCCGTTCTAAAATCTTTGGAAAATGTAATTGACCCTGAACTCAACTTGAACATAGTTGAACTGGGTCTGATCTACGATGTGATCATCAGGGAAGATGTAATCCTTGTCAGAATGACCCTCACCACTCCCGGCTGCCCCATGCACGACAGTATTCTTCAGTGGGTCGAGAGAAATCTCCAAACAGGTTTCCCCGAATACAGAATATTTATCGATCTTGTCTGGGAGCCACAATGGAATCCCGAAAAGATGTCACCGGAGGCAAAAAACAAACTCGACATGATGTTTGAGTGA
- a CDS encoding DUF2249 domain-containing protein, giving the protein MSGNEINGNLVEFIANSPKLKLDVRETLAGGVDPFHLIMDHISILKEGEVFHLVNSFEPMPLYTVLAKRGYDHHTEVVDSVFNIYFFRSGDTLSASQDEHKTTSKEPERPDVIEMDVRDLEPPEPMIKILGKVRELDEKTILLVHHHREPMMLYEKLDEIGFQAITTKINDNYYKVVISKKD; this is encoded by the coding sequence ATGTCAGGAAATGAAATAAATGGGAATTTAGTGGAATTTATCGCAAATTCTCCGAAGCTTAAACTGGATGTAAGAGAGACTCTCGCAGGTGGGGTTGATCCTTTTCATCTGATAATGGACCATATTTCCATTTTGAAAGAAGGAGAAGTCTTTCACCTCGTCAATTCCTTTGAACCAATGCCTTTGTACACAGTACTTGCAAAAAGGGGTTACGACCACCATACCGAAGTTGTTGATTCCGTCTTCAACATCTATTTTTTCAGGTCTGGCGATACGCTAAGTGCATCGCAAGATGAGCACAAAACAACATCAAAAGAACCAGAGCGACCCGATGTGATCGAGATGGATGTAAGAGACCTTGAGCCCCCTGAGCCAATGATTAAAATACTCGGCAAAGTAAGAGAACTTGACGAAAAAACAATCCTTCTCGTTCACCACCACAGAGAACCAATGATGCTTTATGAGAAACTTGATGAGATCGGTTTTCAGGCTATTACGACTAAAATAAATGACAATTATTACAAAGTAGTTATCTCAAAGAAAGATTAG
- a CDS encoding Rrf2 family transcriptional regulator — protein sequence MIFSKKCEYGLQTVLLLSTLPSGTTISAGEISGILNIPKDFTGKILQQLTTSELIDSKRGNGGGFNLALPASQIKMIDIINALDGLEVFNMCVLGFNKCNPDDPCPVHHQWSNLRATAYELFSNTNLEEVKEKSITKIKNIFDDEIKLAMVRKSNNPIM from the coding sequence ATGATTTTCTCAAAGAAATGTGAATACGGACTTCAGACCGTTCTGCTTCTCTCTACGCTTCCCTCGGGAACGACAATATCTGCAGGAGAAATTTCGGGTATCCTGAACATCCCTAAAGATTTCACGGGAAAAATCTTACAACAGCTTACCACATCGGAGCTGATTGATTCAAAAAGGGGAAATGGAGGTGGCTTCAATCTTGCCCTTCCCGCTTCACAGATCAAAATGATCGATATCATCAATGCCCTCGACGGACTCGAGGTTTTCAACATGTGTGTCCTCGGATTCAATAAATGCAATCCGGATGACCCCTGTCCTGTTCATCACCAGTGGAGCAACCTTCGGGCGACAGCTTATGAACTTTTCTCGAACACCAACCTTGAGGAGGTGAAGGAAAAATCGATCACAAAAATCAAAAATATCTTTGATGACGAAATTAAGCTTGCGATGGTCAGGAAATCCAATAATCCAATAATGTAG
- a CDS encoding ABC transporter permease subunit, which produces MHDMIKIFKYQIRDVLRSRLVIFYFLFFLLFTSLIFHFTSEPSGVIANILSINVSFVPLLTLLHGTTFYYNSKGYILFMLTQPVRRINLVTGIWFGVSIPLVLAQFLGILIPFLLFSDITMALAAPLGSLLVTGAFITFIFLAIAFLIAIFQDDKAKGFGLSLSLWFLLALLYDGIILAISIYFADWPLELPLLIISSFNPIDLARIFCLIHLDSAALMGYTGAIFQEYFQSATGTIISAFALCLWTVLPLSAALLKFNRKDF; this is translated from the coding sequence ATGCACGATATGATTAAGATTTTTAAATATCAGATAAGAGATGTACTCAGATCGAGACTGGTGATTTTCTATTTCCTCTTTTTCCTCCTTTTCACATCTTTGATTTTTCACTTCACAAGTGAACCGTCCGGAGTAATAGCCAATATCCTGAGCATTAATGTTTCGTTTGTTCCCTTGCTTACACTCCTGCATGGCACCACTTTCTACTACAACAGCAAGGGATATATTCTCTTTATGCTTACACAACCCGTTCGCAGGATCAACCTCGTGACAGGAATATGGTTCGGTGTTTCCATTCCACTTGTTCTGGCTCAGTTTCTCGGAATACTGATTCCATTTCTCCTGTTTTCTGATATTACGATGGCATTGGCGGCACCACTCGGTTCACTTCTTGTTACGGGAGCATTTATCACATTCATTTTTCTTGCGATAGCTTTCTTAATCGCAATTTTTCAGGACGACAAGGCAAAGGGTTTTGGACTCTCTCTTTCCCTCTGGTTTTTGCTTGCCCTTCTCTATGACGGGATCATTCTTGCAATCTCGATCTACTTTGCCGACTGGCCTCTCGAACTCCCTCTGCTGATAATCAGTTCTTTCAACCCGATTGATCTCGCAAGAATTTTCTGCCTGATTCACCTCGATTCTGCTGCACTCATGGGCTACACAGGTGCAATTTTTCAGGAGTATTTCCAGTCGGCAACAGGAACCATCATCTCTGCCTTTGCTCTCTGTTTGTGGACTGTGTTGCCTCTTTCAGCCGCACTTCTGAAATTCAACAGGAAGGATTTTTAG
- a CDS encoding ABC transporter ATP-binding protein — translation MIKTIGLSKFYKKQTALSDVTLEIEKRSVTAIVGPNGSGKTTLLKSILGLVIPNGGSILFEGTSVKNNTDYRKKIGYLPQNHGFPANLMVKESIRLLKDLRSDIEDYDLELYEKFGLEEHQNKQIKQLSGGTLQKLSAAIAFMFKPELLILDEPTSSLDPVASGILKDKIRQVHRSGTTVILTSHIMPEVDELADQVIFLLEGKVRYSGSIDNLKILNDTPSLERAVASIMTKGFVPCTI, via the coding sequence ATGATAAAAACCATTGGACTTTCAAAGTTTTACAAAAAGCAGACCGCTCTTTCCGATGTCACACTCGAGATCGAAAAAAGAAGTGTAACTGCCATTGTTGGTCCAAACGGTTCGGGGAAAACCACCCTTCTGAAATCGATTCTCGGACTTGTCATCCCGAATGGTGGTTCCATTCTTTTTGAGGGCACCTCTGTTAAGAACAACACAGACTACAGAAAAAAGATCGGTTATCTTCCGCAGAATCACGGTTTTCCTGCAAATCTTATGGTAAAAGAGTCAATCAGACTGTTGAAAGATCTTAGAAGCGATATTGAAGATTACGACCTTGAACTCTACGAAAAGTTCGGACTGGAAGAGCATCAAAACAAACAGATAAAGCAGCTTTCAGGTGGTACGCTTCAGAAACTTTCCGCAGCCATTGCATTCATGTTCAAACCGGAACTGTTGATTCTCGACGAACCTACTTCATCCCTTGATCCGGTAGCATCAGGTATACTGAAAGATAAAATCCGGCAGGTTCACCGGTCAGGAACAACTGTAATACTCACTTCACACATTATGCCCGAGGTGGATGAACTGGCAGATCAGGTAATTTTTCTTCTCGAGGGGAAGGTCAGGTACAGCGGCAGCATCGACAATCTGAAAATTTTGAACGATACACCCAGCCTTGAGAGAGCCGTGGCAAGTATCATGACAAAGGGATTTGTACCATGCACGATATGA
- a CDS encoding nitrous oxide reductase family maturation protein NosD: MIRLLLFLTVSVVINASSIVVSKENGMSLESALSKTKADTIVIKKGVYHLRNVIISRKVVIIGENLPVIDAGGKGSIFFVRANNVTIKGLKLINSEVNYKFENAAIRLEEVSDCSIVSNDLYNNFFGIYLQKTGRITLSGNKILSFAKQETNSGNGIHLWNCNFTTISGNTISGHRDGIYLEFSKNNQIEGNSAKRNLRYGLHFMFSDSSRYYKNRFSENGAGVAVMYSSRIEMTENIFFDNKGPASYGLLLKDINFSTIRKNTFSGNTKGIYLEASGRSKIENNIFVNNGWAIELMANSMDNEFTGNNFYSNNFDVATNSRQNFNKFSGNYWDNYSGYDINKDGFGDVPYHPVSLFSVIVTEYKPALILMRGLFTRLLDFAERVFPSLTPKQLIDEKPRMRSLT, from the coding sequence ATGATCCGGTTACTCCTTTTTTTAACTGTTTCCGTTGTTATAAACGCTTCCTCGATTGTTGTATCGAAGGAGAATGGAATGAGTCTTGAGTCGGCTCTCTCCAAAACAAAAGCGGATACAATCGTGATAAAAAAAGGAGTATATCACTTGCGAAATGTAATTATATCCCGCAAAGTGGTGATAATTGGAGAGAATCTGCCGGTCATTGATGCGGGTGGCAAGGGTTCGATTTTCTTCGTCAGAGCCAACAATGTTACCATAAAAGGTCTAAAGCTGATCAATTCAGAAGTCAATTACAAATTCGAAAACGCTGCTATTCGTTTGGAAGAAGTGAGTGACTGCTCAATTGTCTCAAACGACCTTTACAACAACTTTTTTGGCATCTATTTACAAAAAACAGGCAGAATTACTCTATCCGGAAATAAAATTCTCTCATTTGCAAAGCAGGAGACCAATTCAGGGAACGGCATTCATTTGTGGAATTGTAACTTTACCACCATTTCCGGCAATACGATCTCGGGTCACAGGGATGGAATTTATCTCGAATTCAGTAAAAACAACCAAATCGAAGGCAACTCCGCAAAGAGAAACCTTCGATACGGGCTTCACTTCATGTTCTCTGACAGCAGCAGATACTATAAAAACAGGTTCTCTGAGAATGGTGCAGGAGTGGCAGTCATGTATTCCTCACGCATCGAAATGACAGAAAACATCTTTTTCGACAACAAGGGACCGGCTTCTTACGGTTTGTTACTCAAAGATATCAACTTTTCAACGATCCGTAAAAATACTTTTTCAGGAAATACAAAAGGTATCTATCTTGAGGCATCCGGCAGGTCAAAGATTGAGAACAACATCTTTGTAAACAACGGCTGGGCTATTGAGTTGATGGCAAATTCGATGGACAATGAATTCACAGGGAACAATTTCTATTCCAATAATTTTGATGTCGCCACAAATTCCCGACAAAATTTCAACAAATTTTCAGGCAATTACTGGGACAACTACAGCGGCTATGACATAAACAAGGATGGCTTTGGTGATGTCCCGTATCACCCTGTTTCTCTTTTTTCGGTGATTGTGACAGAGTATAAACCTGCACTTATTCTGATGAGGGGTCTCTTTACACGACTGCTCGATTTCGCGGAAAGGGTATTCCCATCACTTACACCGAAGCAGCTTATTGATGAAAAACCGCGGATGAGGAGTTTGACATGA
- a CDS encoding nitrous oxide reductase accessory protein NosL produces the protein MKYATFLLALISLVVSGCSGKDPEPINYGKDNCAFCQMLITDHRFGSELISPKGKVFKFDSIECLVGYCQMPGNYDDKESAVFVTSMIEPDKLFDARTGMFIVSNEIKSPMGAHLAVFRSHEKAIGTVKDKNAVHYNWTKLLKELK, from the coding sequence ATGAAATACGCAACATTCCTCCTCGCTCTAATTTCACTCGTTGTTTCGGGCTGCTCGGGAAAAGATCCTGAACCAATCAACTACGGAAAAGACAACTGTGCTTTCTGCCAAATGTTGATTACCGATCACAGATTCGGAAGTGAACTTATCTCCCCAAAGGGAAAGGTATTCAAATTTGATTCCATTGAATGTCTTGTCGGATATTGTCAAATGCCGGGTAATTATGATGATAAAGAAAGTGCCGTTTTTGTCACATCAATGATCGAACCCGACAAACTCTTTGATGCAAGAACCGGAATGTTCATCGTCAGTAATGAAATAAAGAGTCCGATGGGTGCGCATCTCGCTGTCTTCAGATCCCATGAAAAAGCAATCGGCACCGTCAAGGATAAAAATGCTGTTCACTACAACTGGACAAAACTCCTGAAAGAGCTGAAATAA
- the nosZ gene encoding Sec-dependent nitrous-oxide reductase: protein MKKMIQFLLVAAFILPVILITGCGKSSSALDTGDAPQRVYVKPGEYDEFYTFMSGGFSGQVSVYGIPSGRLFKIIPVFSQNPETGYGYSEETKAMLNTSHGFIPWDDAHHPSLSQKEGMADGKWLFINANNTPRIARLDLKDFETAEIIEIPNSAGNHGSPFTTENSEYVVASTRFSLPIPNEDVDIKSYKENFKGTISFIKVAPENGRMNLEFQILAPGFNYDLARAGKGPSHGWAFFTSYNSEQANTLLEINASKNDKDFIAAVNWKKAEEYLKAGKAKDMPADYYHNFVDEKTRVAKSENIKTVKILDPKDCPGMIYFLPTPKSPHGVDVDPTGEYIVAGGKLATVLPVHSFTKMMDAINNKKFDGDINGIPVLKYADINAGEVKNPGLGPLHTEFDDKGFAYTSAFISSEVVKWKLGTWEVVDRIPVYYSIGHLLVMGGDTKKPFGKYLIALNKITKDRYLPTGPSLTQSAQLIDISGDKMKLLLDFPTTGEPHYAQGIEASILRKDFMKIYKNEDNGNPYATKSEKNAKVVREGNIVRVYMTASRSHFNPDNIEGIKVGDKVYFHVTNLEQDWDVPHGFAIKGMTNSELLVMPGETRTILWEPKQPGIYPFYCSDFCSALHQEMSGYARVSPQGSNVPLAFGTGK, encoded by the coding sequence ATGAAAAAGATGATCCAATTTTTGCTGGTTGCAGCATTTATCCTCCCGGTGATACTGATTACCGGATGCGGGAAATCCTCGTCAGCTCTCGATACAGGCGATGCCCCTCAGCGTGTTTATGTAAAGCCCGGAGAGTATGATGAATTTTATACTTTCATGTCGGGCGGGTTTAGCGGTCAGGTCTCAGTTTACGGAATCCCTTCGGGAAGATTGTTCAAAATCATTCCCGTTTTTTCCCAGAATCCCGAGACAGGTTATGGTTATTCGGAAGAAACCAAAGCAATGTTGAACACTTCTCATGGATTTATTCCATGGGATGATGCCCACCACCCATCGCTCTCACAAAAAGAGGGAATGGCTGACGGCAAGTGGCTCTTCATCAATGCAAACAACACCCCAAGAATAGCCAGACTCGACCTTAAAGACTTTGAAACTGCCGAAATAATTGAAATTCCGAACTCAGCAGGCAACCATGGTTCACCATTTACCACTGAAAATTCTGAATATGTGGTGGCATCAACACGATTTTCCCTCCCCATCCCAAATGAAGATGTGGACATAAAGTCCTACAAAGAAAACTTCAAAGGAACCATCTCATTTATTAAAGTGGCACCGGAAAACGGAAGAATGAATCTTGAATTTCAAATTCTTGCACCCGGATTCAACTACGATCTCGCCCGTGCGGGAAAAGGCCCTTCACACGGTTGGGCTTTCTTCACTTCCTACAATTCTGAACAGGCAAACACTCTGCTCGAAATCAATGCTTCAAAAAATGACAAGGATTTTATTGCAGCCGTAAACTGGAAAAAAGCAGAAGAGTATCTGAAAGCAGGAAAAGCCAAAGATATGCCCGCTGACTACTACCACAATTTTGTCGATGAAAAAACAAGAGTTGCCAAGTCGGAAAACATAAAGACAGTGAAAATTCTCGACCCAAAAGACTGTCCCGGAATGATCTACTTTCTGCCGACTCCAAAATCACCTCACGGAGTTGATGTCGATCCAACTGGTGAATATATCGTAGCGGGTGGTAAACTCGCCACAGTTCTCCCCGTTCATTCCTTCACCAAAATGATGGATGCCATCAACAATAAAAAGTTTGACGGTGACATCAACGGTATTCCTGTTCTGAAATATGCCGACATCAACGCAGGTGAAGTGAAAAACCCGGGTTTGGGACCTCTACACACCGAGTTTGATGACAAAGGATTTGCCTACACTTCCGCATTTATCTCCTCTGAAGTGGTGAAATGGAAACTTGGTACATGGGAAGTGGTTGATCGCATCCCCGTTTATTATTCAATAGGACATCTCCTTGTGATGGGTGGAGATACAAAAAAACCGTTCGGAAAATATCTTATTGCCCTCAATAAAATCACCAAGGACAGATATCTCCCCACGGGACCTTCGCTTACCCAGTCGGCTCAACTAATCGACATAAGTGGTGACAAGATGAAACTTTTGCTCGACTTCCCTACCACAGGTGAACCCCACTATGCACAGGGAATTGAAGCCTCGATCCTGAGAAAAGACTTCATGAAAATTTACAAAAACGAGGACAATGGCAACCCCTACGCTACAAAATCGGAAAAAAATGCCAAAGTCGTCAGGGAAGGAAATATTGTCAGAGTTTACATGACAGCTTCCAGAAGCCACTTCAATCCTGATAACATCGAGGGTATCAAAGTTGGCGACAAAGTTTATTTCCATGTAACGAACCTCGAACAGGACTGGGATGTCCCCCATGGTTTTGCCATCAAAGGGATGACAAATTCCGAACTCCTTGTGATGCCGGGAGAGACAAGAACCATACTGTGGGAGCCAAAACAACCGGGAATATATCCGTTCTACTGCTCTGATTTTTGCTCGGCTCTCCATCAGGAAATGTCGGGATATGCCAGGGTTTCGCCTCAGGGTTCGAATGTACCTCTGGCATTTGGAACAGGAAAATAA
- a CDS encoding cytochrome c, which yields MSIKSIYSVFFFVMFMVIVAGIAGCGGGDSQAKKKSNAAGSEEQVAANTSGLSDFELENGIGPVKEKLTLGEIDLAKASKGEKIFNEKCSACHKLDEKYTGPPQRDVTSRRSPEYIVNMMLNPEEMLKKHPEAQKMLAQYMTQMPSQNLTKDDALAVLEYFRSVNKPK from the coding sequence ATGTCTATCAAATCAATTTATTCAGTATTCTTTTTCGTAATGTTTATGGTAATAGTTGCAGGAATCGCCGGCTGTGGAGGCGGAGATTCGCAGGCTAAAAAGAAATCAAATGCTGCGGGAAGTGAAGAACAGGTTGCTGCAAACACCTCTGGCCTCTCGGATTTCGAACTCGAGAATGGGATTGGTCCCGTCAAAGAGAAGCTCACCCTGGGAGAAATCGACCTTGCAAAAGCTTCAAAAGGTGAAAAGATTTTCAATGAAAAGTGCTCTGCCTGCCACAAACTCGATGAAAAATACACAGGTCCTCCCCAGCGGGATGTGACGAGCAGAAGATCTCCCGAATACATCGTAAACATGATGTTGAATCCCGAAGAGATGTTGAAAAAACATCCTGAAGCTCAGAAGATGCTTGCACAATACATGACACAAATGCCTTCACAAAATCTTACAAAAGATGATGCCTTGGCAGTACTGGAATATTTCAGATCAGTAAACAAACCCAAATAA